The region CGCTACACCGAGATGGACACCCTCAGTCCCCCCGCCTCACCTTTACCGCTGCTCATCTCGTGGATTCTAGCGGTAAGATGACAGGCAAGAGGTTGCAGCACAGCTTATTAACTGTTGCTACGCCCAATTCCGAGAAGGAGACCGCTCTATGTTACACCGCAAGCTTTATCAACTCTATACCGACGGCCAAGAAGTCTGGATTTACTTGCGGGATCAACAACGCCTGATTGACCGAGCACGCATTGTGGACATCGAAGGGAATGTGGTTACCATCCGCTACGAAACGGAGGAAGACGACGAAGTGTGTGCTTGGGAAGAGATCGTCAATATCGAAAGTATTGGCTCCATTTCACGGCGGCTCGCAGCAGTTCCCCGAGGCTATGCAGAGCTAGCCATTGCCGATGAATGTCCAGAGGCGGAGCAACTGCCGAAGCATTCCTCGGAAACCGAACACGAACGTTAATTCTTGCTGATGCGCTCAGCCCCCGTTGTGGAGGAAATAGCCACGATTGATGCCCAGTATATGGGGCGCTGCCTTGAGTTAGCGGCTCGGGCCAAAGGCCGTACGGCTCCGAATCCCCTCGTCGGCTGTGTGATTGTGGCGGAGGGACGGGTCATTGGGGAGGGATTTCATCCCAAGGCGGGGGAACCCCATGCCGAGGTCTTTGCCCTGCGCAGTGTCAGCGAGAGCGATCGCCCCCTCCTGAGCAAGGCCACCCTCTACGTCAACCTTGAGCCCTGCAACCACTATGGCCGCACTCCCCCCTGCACTGAGGCAATTCTTGCCGCGGGTATTCCCAAGGTGGTGGTGGGCATGATTGATCCGAATCCCCAAGTGGCCGGAGCAGGGGTAGAGCGGCTGCGCTCAGCGGGCATAGAAGTCACTGTTGGCGTGCGGGAAGCAGACTGTCAACGCCTGAACGAAGCGTTTGTCCATCGGGTGCGCTACCAGCGTCCCTTTGGCATTTTGAAGTACGCCATGACCCTCGACGGCAAAATTGCCTCCAGGGCGGGTCATAGTCTCTGGGTGAGTGGCGAAGCCGCACGCGCCATGGTGCATCAACTGCGCTCTGAATGCGATGCTGTCATTGTGGGGGGCAATACCGTGCGTCTAGATAATCCCCTCTTGACCTCACGCCATGGGCACAATCCCCTACGGGTGGTCATGAGCCGTACCCTTGATCTGCCACCGGATGCCTCTTTGTGGGACACAACCGCAGCGGCGACCTTGGTGGTTACTTCCGCTTCGCCCCAGCATCCCCTCATTCCCCAATTGCAGGCACGGGGTGTGGAGGTGGTCCACCGCGAGCCCCTAACACCGACTGCCGTTATGGCACTGCTTCATCAACGGGGCATCATGACAGCGCTTTGGGAGTGTGGCGGTTCCCTCGCAGCGGCAGCGATCGCCGAAGGCATGGTACAGAAGGTGTGGGCATTTATTGCGCCAAAAATTATCGGTGGCTTCGATGCCCCCACCCCAGTGGCCGATTTAGGCTTGACCAAGATGCATGAGGCCTTGTACCTAGAGGACGTGACTTGGCAAACCGTGGGCGAGGACATTCTCGCAGTGGGCTACCTACCCGCTAAGCCTCCGGTGCTGTCACTTCAATAATGGTGCAGCCTGTTTCTGTGGGGGGCGTGTCCGCCTGCCCATAGAGCACATCAATCCACAGGGACTCTGGATAAGGCCTACGGCTTGAGACATAAAAAAGCCAATGCTGGCTGACATTGAGGGACTCGCGCCGCAGCTTGGCCATTGCAGGGGTTGTAATCAGCCGTAAGGCGGCGTTGGCATTGCGCCACTGCTCAATAATTCCAGCGGCGACCCGCAGGGTTTCCCCCTGGCTATTTTCTAATTCCAAAATGGCATCAATGTGGATACTCTCCCACCAGTGCCGTGGATCCCTGAGATCTAATCCTTGGCCATCCATATAGTCAATGAGGTTGGGGAGATATTCGCGAATGAACTTTTGGACAACACTAAATGGAGGAAAAGGGCGCAAGACTTTGAGGTGGCTCGCTGTTTGTTGAAACCACAGCTTGTGGTAAGTCATGGGGACAAAGCTCCATCAGAAGGGCGATCGCCAAAAATCGTTACAAACTCGTTTATTTTACCAAGCAAGCTTGCTTTGATTGTCCCTAGGAGTAAAGATGAATATGTGCCACTTTTACCTCAATTTGGCACAAGTGTTATAGGACAATTTTGATGGGACGACCAACGATAAGTAAGGATATCAACTGACTTAATTGATTAAAAAAAATTATACATACTGATTAGCTAACTTTGCTTTACTTATTCATTTATTGGCAATAAGGATTTTTCTTTCGCGGGCATTAATCCAGCTCAAGTCGTGATAAATTCAGGCTTTTTGATTATTAGCCAGCAGGTAGGAAATTCATATTTTTGTTTTACAGCAGATAATTCATCCCCCAGAGATAGCAAAGCAAGGTGGGGAGGAAGGCTTGTCATTTGGTTGGGGATTGGGTAAAGTCACCTAGAAGTTTCGTCGTGGTGCCAAAACACCCTTTGCATCAACAACAGATTGGGACAGTTTTAGGCATAGATGCGGCGAGTGGCCTCCGGCTACCTTGAAGGATTGCTCATGATGTGTGTTCTCAGTTCACCGCTTTGTCGAATCACTGTAGATTTTGTGTGCGAGGAGGATTACCTTGAGCAACGATAGTTTTACCCCTACCGCCTCTCAGGATGCACCTCTTGGGTCTGCTGCTATGCTTGGTCCTTCGCTGCGCTCCCTTTGTTCCTATCTGCCCCTGCTAGGTACCTTTGTTCTGATTCAGCCTACCCACGCCCTTGATCTGACTACTCTTGCGAACGATCTGGGTTCAAAGGACGTTCGCCCCGAATCTCTCAGCAGGCCCTCTCTTTTTAGCACCGAAAGCCAAGACTCCCCTGCTGAATTTGAAAATCTTTTATCC is a window of Thermosynechococcus vestitus BP-1 DNA encoding:
- a CDS encoding DUF6679 family protein, producing MLHRKLYQLYTDGQEVWIYLRDQQRLIDRARIVDIEGNVVTIRYETEEDDEVCAWEEIVNIESIGSISRRLAAVPRGYAELAIADECPEAEQLPKHSSETEHER
- the ribD gene encoding bifunctional diaminohydroxyphosphoribosylaminopyrimidine deaminase/5-amino-6-(5-phosphoribosylamino)uracil reductase RibD — encoded protein: MRSAPVVEEIATIDAQYMGRCLELAARAKGRTAPNPLVGCVIVAEGRVIGEGFHPKAGEPHAEVFALRSVSESDRPLLSKATLYVNLEPCNHYGRTPPCTEAILAAGIPKVVVGMIDPNPQVAGAGVERLRSAGIEVTVGVREADCQRLNEAFVHRVRYQRPFGILKYAMTLDGKIASRAGHSLWVSGEAARAMVHQLRSECDAVIVGGNTVRLDNPLLTSRHGHNPLRVVMSRTLDLPPDASLWDTTAAATLVVTSASPQHPLIPQLQARGVEVVHREPLTPTAVMALLHQRGIMTALWECGGSLAAAAIAEGMVQKVWAFIAPKIIGGFDAPTPVADLGLTKMHEALYLEDVTWQTVGEDILAVGYLPAKPPVLSLQ